From one Brevibacterium sp. 'Marine' genomic stretch:
- a CDS encoding inositol-3-phosphate synthase, with the protein MGTKSIRVAIAGLGNCASSLIQGVEYYRNASPGTKVPGLMHVEFGDYHVGDIDFVAAFDVDGKKVGVDIAEAITASENNTIKLADVEPTGIEVLRGPTLDGLGEYYRDTIVESDREAVDVVKALKDAEADVLVCYLPVGSQQAVEFYAQAAIDAKVAFVNALPVFIAGTKEWDEKFRAAGVPIVGDDIKSQIGATITHRVMAKLFEDRGVVLDRTYQLNVGGNMDFKNMLERQRLESKKISKTQAVTSNTSAQLSDRDVHIGPSDYVEWLDDRKWAFVRLEGRNFGDAPVSLEYKLEVWDSPNSAGVIIDAVRAAKIGLDRGIGGALISASSYFMKSPPEQKDDDAAHEAVEAFIRGDIER; encoded by the coding sequence GTGGGAACGAAATCGATTCGAGTCGCGATTGCCGGACTGGGCAACTGCGCCTCGTCCCTGATCCAAGGCGTGGAGTACTACCGGAACGCGTCGCCCGGGACGAAGGTTCCCGGCCTCATGCACGTGGAATTCGGGGATTATCACGTCGGTGACATCGATTTCGTTGCCGCCTTCGACGTCGACGGCAAGAAGGTCGGCGTCGACATCGCCGAGGCCATCACCGCCAGCGAGAACAACACCATCAAACTCGCCGACGTGGAGCCGACCGGCATCGAGGTCCTGCGCGGACCCACCCTCGACGGTCTCGGTGAGTACTACCGCGACACGATCGTCGAATCCGACCGTGAGGCCGTCGACGTGGTCAAGGCTCTCAAGGACGCCGAGGCGGATGTCCTCGTGTGCTATCTGCCCGTCGGTTCCCAGCAGGCCGTCGAGTTCTACGCTCAGGCCGCCATCGACGCGAAGGTCGCCTTCGTCAACGCCCTGCCCGTGTTCATCGCCGGCACCAAGGAATGGGACGAGAAGTTCCGTGCCGCCGGTGTCCCGATCGTCGGTGACGACATCAAGTCCCAGATCGGTGCGACCATCACCCACCGTGTGATGGCGAAGCTGTTCGAAGACCGCGGCGTCGTCCTCGACCGGACCTACCAGCTCAACGTCGGCGGCAACATGGACTTCAAGAACATGCTCGAGCGTCAGCGCCTTGAGTCGAAGAAGATCTCGAAGACCCAGGCCGTGACCTCGAACACGTCGGCTCAGCTGTCCGACCGCGACGTCCACATCGGACCCAGCGACTACGTCGAATGGCTCGACGACCGCAAGTGGGCGTTCGTCCGCCTCGAGGGCCGCAACTTCGGCGACGCTCCCGTGTCCCTGGAATACAAGCTCGAGGTGTGGGATTCGCCGAACTCTGCCGGCGTCATCATCGACGCCGTGCGTGCGGCGAAGATCGGCCTCGACCGCGGAATCGGCGGAGCCCTCATCTCCGCCTCGTCATACTTCATGAAGTCGCCGCCGGAGCAGAAGGACGACGACGCCGCCCACGAGGCCGTCGAAGCCTTCATCCGCGGCGACATCGAACGCTGA
- a CDS encoding AbgT family transporter, translated as MSSTTPATAEKRNDGSELSWLMRVLVIIEKAGNKLPHPFWLFLSLAVIVMILSAIFSSTGLNAVNPATDEKVTVTNLFATESLREIVAGATNNFVTFPPLGLVLIVLIGVAVAEQSGLIPAMLRGTIAGASPRWITFIVALAGTAASIASDASYMIMIPLGGLAFKAVGRNPLLGCLVAYAATSGGYSAAPMVNSLDTILGGLSTSAAQIIDADYTVSPVANFYFNFVSMFVVAIAVTLVTELVLSKRADQIELDEETDDDPDSFDVKMALDAREKRGIVIAVISIVVCAAVLFALAWPAGSFLRDEAGGFGPESGLMAGIAAIIGFGFFIVGIVYGYATGSIKRTADIPEMMGKGLLPFVPVIVLFFAASQFLALFKMSNLGEILAIKGAEVFGALNTGSFVILLGGWLLVALGALFLTSGSGLWTLMAPVLVPMFMLLSIAPETTQALYRIGDSTTNIISPMSPYFVVVLGFVQRYKKDAGIGTVLSFTIPLSFSMFVLWGLLFFIWWATGIPWGPGSATHYQMG; from the coding sequence ATGTCGAGCACCACACCTGCGACCGCAGAGAAGAGGAACGACGGTTCCGAGCTGAGCTGGCTCATGCGCGTTCTCGTCATCATCGAGAAGGCCGGCAACAAACTGCCGCACCCGTTCTGGCTGTTCCTGTCGCTGGCGGTCATCGTCATGATCCTCTCGGCGATCTTCTCGTCCACCGGTCTCAACGCCGTCAACCCGGCCACGGACGAGAAGGTGACGGTGACGAACCTCTTCGCCACCGAATCGCTGCGAGAGATCGTCGCGGGAGCAACGAACAACTTCGTCACCTTCCCACCGCTGGGACTCGTGCTCATCGTGCTCATCGGCGTGGCCGTGGCCGAACAGTCCGGACTCATCCCGGCGATGCTGCGCGGCACCATCGCCGGAGCCTCACCGCGGTGGATCACGTTCATCGTCGCCCTGGCCGGAACCGCCGCGTCGATCGCCTCCGATGCTTCGTACATGATCATGATTCCCCTCGGCGGGCTCGCATTCAAAGCTGTCGGCCGCAATCCGCTGCTCGGCTGCCTCGTCGCCTATGCCGCGACCTCGGGAGGCTATTCGGCAGCGCCGATGGTCAATTCGCTCGACACGATCCTCGGCGGTCTCTCGACTTCGGCCGCGCAGATCATCGACGCGGACTACACCGTCAGCCCGGTCGCGAACTTCTACTTCAACTTCGTCTCCATGTTCGTCGTCGCCATCGCCGTGACCCTGGTGACCGAGCTGGTCCTGTCCAAACGCGCCGACCAGATCGAACTCGACGAGGAGACCGATGACGATCCGGACAGCTTCGACGTCAAGATGGCGCTCGACGCCAGGGAGAAGCGCGGAATCGTCATCGCCGTCATCTCCATCGTCGTCTGCGCCGCAGTGCTGTTCGCCCTCGCCTGGCCCGCCGGATCGTTCCTCCGGGACGAAGCCGGAGGCTTCGGTCCGGAATCGGGCCTGATGGCCGGAATCGCCGCGATCATCGGCTTCGGCTTCTTCATCGTCGGCATCGTCTACGGCTACGCCACCGGGTCGATCAAGCGCACCGCCGACATCCCCGAGATGATGGGCAAGGGTCTGCTGCCCTTCGTTCCGGTCATCGTCCTGTTCTTCGCGGCCAGCCAGTTCCTGGCCCTGTTCAAGATGTCCAACCTCGGTGAGATCCTCGCGATCAAAGGGGCGGAGGTCTTCGGGGCGCTCAACACCGGATCGTTCGTCATCCTGCTCGGCGGTTGGCTGCTCGTGGCGCTGGGTGCCCTGTTCCTCACCTCCGGATCAGGACTGTGGACGCTCATGGCTCCGGTGCTCGTACCGATGTTCATGCTCCTGTCCATCGCCCCGGAGACCACTCAGGCGCTCTACCGCATCGGCGACTCGACGACGAACATCATCTCCCCGATGAGCCCGTACTTCGTCGTCGTCCTCGGCTTCGTCCAGCGGTACAAGAAGGATGCGGGCATCGGCACGGTGCTCTCCTTCACGATCCCGCTGTCGTTTTCCATGTTCGTCCTCTGGGGACTGCTGTTCTTCATCTGGTGGGCCACCGGCATCCCCTGGGGCCCGGGTTCGGCCACCCACTACCAGATGGGCTGA
- a CDS encoding peptide chain release factor 3 → MTSGQYSDKDIRREASRRRTFAVISHPDAGKSTTTEALALHARAIGQAGATHGKAGRRATVSDWMQMEQDRGISISSAALQFEYRDAVFNLVDTPGHADFSEDTYRVLSAVDCAVMLIDAAKGLEAQTMKLFEVCAHRNIPIITVVNKWDRPGLDALELMDEVQQRTGLLPTPITWPVGQSGDFRGVLDRASGEYTKYTRTDGGATIAGEDTYTHEAAADLEGDAWTTAVDESDLLEMEDQNHDQETFLAGKSTPVMFASAVLNFGIHKLLDLLVDLAPAAEARLDKNDEPRPVDEPFSGFVFKVQAGMDSNHRDRLAYIRVCSGVFERGTVLTHASTGKPFATKYAQQVFGRDRDVVDEAFPGDVVGLVNASALRVGDSLYLDKKVEFPGIPTFSPEHFMVIRAKDSSKYKQFRRGIEQLDHEGVIQVLRSDLRGDQAPVLGAVGPMQFEVAEDRMTNEFNAPCTLERLNFSLARRTTAECVPTLARERSVEVLHRSDGELLALFSDRWRLQGVQKNHPDLVLEPLVVS, encoded by the coding sequence GTGACTTCTGGCCAGTATTCCGACAAGGACATCCGACGCGAGGCATCCCGCCGCCGCACGTTCGCTGTCATCTCGCACCCCGACGCGGGCAAATCGACGACCACCGAGGCGCTCGCCCTCCACGCCCGTGCCATCGGCCAGGCAGGAGCCACCCATGGCAAGGCCGGTCGCCGTGCCACCGTCTCCGACTGGATGCAGATGGAGCAGGACCGCGGAATCTCGATCTCCTCGGCTGCTCTGCAGTTCGAGTACCGCGACGCCGTGTTCAACCTCGTCGACACCCCGGGCCACGCCGACTTCTCCGAGGACACCTACCGTGTGCTCTCCGCCGTCGACTGCGCCGTCATGCTCATCGACGCCGCCAAAGGCCTCGAGGCGCAGACGATGAAGCTCTTCGAAGTCTGTGCCCACCGCAACATCCCGATCATCACGGTCGTCAACAAATGGGACCGTCCCGGCCTCGACGCGCTCGAACTCATGGACGAGGTCCAGCAGCGCACCGGCCTCCTGCCCACCCCGATCACCTGGCCCGTCGGCCAGTCCGGAGACTTCCGCGGAGTCCTCGACCGCGCCAGCGGCGAGTACACGAAGTACACCCGCACCGACGGAGGCGCCACGATCGCCGGTGAGGACACGTACACCCACGAGGCGGCTGCCGACCTCGAAGGCGATGCCTGGACGACCGCTGTCGATGAGTCCGATCTGCTGGAGATGGAGGACCAGAACCACGACCAGGAGACCTTCCTGGCGGGCAAGTCGACCCCGGTGATGTTCGCCTCGGCCGTGCTCAACTTCGGCATCCACAAACTCCTCGACCTCCTCGTCGACCTCGCCCCAGCGGCAGAGGCACGCCTGGACAAGAACGACGAACCGCGTCCCGTCGACGAACCGTTCTCCGGTTTCGTCTTCAAGGTCCAAGCCGGAATGGACTCGAACCACCGCGACCGGCTCGCCTACATTCGCGTCTGCTCGGGAGTCTTCGAACGCGGAACCGTGCTCACCCACGCCAGCACCGGCAAACCCTTCGCCACGAAGTACGCTCAGCAGGTCTTCGGCCGCGACCGCGACGTCGTCGACGAAGCGTTCCCCGGCGATGTCGTCGGATTGGTCAACGCCTCCGCGCTGCGCGTCGGTGATTCCCTCTACCTCGACAAGAAGGTCGAGTTCCCCGGAATCCCGACGTTCTCTCCCGAGCACTTCATGGTCATTCGCGCCAAGGACTCCTCGAAGTACAAGCAGTTCCGCCGCGGCATCGAACAGCTCGACCACGAAGGTGTCATCCAGGTGCTGCGTTCCGATCTGCGCGGTGACCAGGCGCCCGTGCTCGGGGCGGTCGGCCCCATGCAGTTCGAAGTGGCCGAAGACCGGATGACCAACGAATTCAACGCTCCCTGCACCCTGGAGCGTCTGAACTTCTCCCTCGCCCGACGCACCACAGCCGAATGCGTGCCGACCCTGGCCCGGGAGCGCTCGGTCGAGGTCCTCCACCGTTCCGACGGAGAGCTGCTGGCGCTGTTCTCCGACCGGTGGCGGCTGCAGGGCGTGCAGAAGAACCACCCCGACCTGGTCCTCGAACCTCTGGTCGTCAGCTGA